From the genome of Thermaerobacter marianensis DSM 12885:
GGCCGCCACATCGGCGGCCCAGCCCTTGGCGATGCCCCCGAAATCGAGGCCCGTTCCCGCCGGCAGCATGACCTCCCGAGCGCGCCGGTTCAGCACCACGGACCGGTAGTTCCCGAAAAAGGGTTGCGGCAGCGGGGGACCGCCCGCGGCCGCACCCGCGTTGCTTGGCGCGCACCCGCCGGGAACCGGCCCGGGCACCAAGCCGCGGCCCACCCGCCGAGACAGGCCCGGTTTCTCGTCCCGCCGGCCGGCCCCCGGCTTGAGCAACTGGGCGAACGGCCGGTCGTAGCCGGAAGCCTTCAAGGCGGTCACGCATGCCGGGTCGAACAGGCCACCGCTCCACTCGGACAGCGCCAGCGCCCGGGCCAGGACCGCCGCGGTCAGCCCCGTGACCCGCACGGGCCCGCCGCCGGCCTGCAGGTTCACCCGGGACACGTCACTGTCCGGGCGAAAGCGGCTGAGGCGGTGCTCCAGCAACACGAACCAGCGACGGGTCCACGCCAGGAGACGCCTCGCTTCCCGGTATCGCGTGGGCGGCACCTCCACCAAGACCTCGACGTCGCTGTCCATGGCCCGGAAGTTCAACCGGAGGAGTTCGCGCCGCCCGGAACCGGCGCCCGGGGCGGGCCTCCTGCGACCGCCAGGCACCTTCACGACGGCCGCGTCTTTGTATGGGCCGGGCCGCCGGGCCACCCCGGCAGGTCCACCGGACCCCCCGGTGACCACTGCACCTCACCCCCCGGCCAGGGGCCGCGTTCCTCCTGGATCACGGAGCCGTAGGCGGGCGCCTGCGCTCCTGCCTCACCGGCCGGATCGACGGCGGCCGGAGCGCCCGTCGCCCCGCGGTCACCATCGGGTACGGGTAACACCACCGTCATCCCGCCGAAGAACACCACGCTGGCCGCCGTCGCCGCCAGGCGCCACGGCCAGGGGCTTCGCCGCGGCCGGCCGGCAAGCCGGCCGGCCGCCGTTCCGCGACCCGGGTGCCCGTTGCGCCGCTCCGCGCCACGGCGCATCCCGGGCGCAGCGGGCGACGGCCCGTCGGGATCCCGGTGCATCCAAGCTCCCCCCTTGTCCCGGCTCGCCCGCCGATGGCCCGCCCTTCCCCGTCGATCCGGCTTCTCCCGGCCGGCCGTGGGCAATCCACGTCGGGGCCGCAGGCCCGTGGCGGCGAGCGCCGGGTGCACGGCCACGGACGGCTCCACCCTACGGTTGGAAGATGAAAAATGGATGAACGGCAGGGCTGCGGTGGGCGACGGGCCTGGCCTGTCGCGGTGTCCGGAGGGCCTCCTGGCGTACGCCGGGCGGCTCGCCGGCCGCCGGCCCGCGCCGCAGGTGTCCCTTCAGGCCAGCCCCCGGCGCAGCACCCGCGCCGCCACCAGCAGGGCCAGCAGGTCGAAGGCCAGCAGGCCGGCCAGCATCGTCCCCGCCACCCGGGCGTCCCAGCCGTAGAGGACCAGCGCCCGGGTGGCCTCGATGGCGTACGTCATGGGGTTCAGCCGCGCCAGCCACCGCATCCAGGCGGGCATGAGGTCGAGGGGTGCCAGGGCGGAGCTCAGGAACAGCAAGGGCAGGCTGAGGAAAGCGGTGATGGTGAAGAACTCGGGGTGGCGCCGGACGGCGAAGGCCAGGGCGATGGACAGGGTGGCCACCCCGGCGCCGAAGAGCCCGCCGATGCCCAGGGCGGCCAGGACCCCCGCCAGCCCGGTGGCGAAGCGCACGCCCAGCAGGTAGGCGGTCAGGGCGATCAGCAGGTTCTGCACGGCGGTGACGGCGACGATGTAGGCGAACCGGCTGGTGACGATGGACAGCCTCCGGATCGGGGCCGCCATGAGCCGCTGCAGGAACCCGGTCTCCCGGTCGAAGAGGAGCTCGACGCCGCCGTTGATGGCGCCGTTGAAGACGGTCATCACCATGGCGCCGGCGGTCATGAAGGTCAGATAGTCGCCGCCGGGCACGTCGCCGGCCGCCATCCGCGCCAGCAGGTGGCCGAAGAGCAGGAGCCACAACACCGGCTGCAGCACCGTGGACAGCAGGGTCAGCGGCTCCCGGCGCAGCCGGTACCACCAGCGGAGCAGCATCGTCCGGTTCTCCAGCCAGAAGAGGCCCATCGGCTGGTTTTACCCCTCCCCCCGCTTGCCCCTCGGAGGCCGCACCGCCCTCCCCGGGCGCCCGGCATTGGTTCCTGCCTCGTGGAGGGCACCGGCGGCCGGGTCTTCCTCACCCAGGGGCCCGGCGGCTGCGCCGTCCTCCCGCAGGGCGTGGCCGGTGATGCGGAGGAACACGTCGTCCAGGGTGGCGCGCCGGGGCTCCACGGCGGCAACGGCCACGCCGGTCCGCCGGCAGGCTGCCAGGACCGAGGGCAGCGCCGCCACGTGGTGGGTCACCCGCAGCCACAACACCCCGGCGAGCTCGCCCGGGCCGCCCTCCCCACCCGCCCAGGCCGTGGCCCCGGGCCCCGCAGGGCCTCCCCAGCGCACCTCGTGCACCTCGGACAGGGCGGCCAGTTGCGCTGCCAGGGCGGCCACCGCTCGCCGGTCCTGTCCCGGCGCCAGGCGGAGCTGCAGGCTCTCGGCTGCGTAGCGGGCCTTGAGCTCGTCGGGCGTACCCAGGGCGCGGATGCGGCCGCGGTCGATGATGGCCACCCGGTCGCAGAGCTGGTCGGCTTCCTCCAGGTAGTGGGTGGTCAGCAGGATGGTGGTCCCCAGCTCCCGGAAGGCGCGGATGTACTGCCAGAGCCGCCGGCGGGTCTGGATGTCCAGCCCCAGGGTGGGTTCGTCCAGGAAGAGCACCGCGGGCCGGTGGACCAGGCCCATGGCCAGGTCCAGGCGCTTGCGCATGCCACCCGAGTACTCCCGCACCACCCGGTCGGCGGCCCCGGCCAACTCCACCAGGGCGAGCAACTCGTCCACCCGCCGGGCGGCCTCCCCGGGCGGCAGGTGATACAGGCCCGCCACCAGCAGCAGGTTCTCCCGGCCGGTCAGCAGGGGGTCCACCGCCGTCTCC
Proteins encoded in this window:
- a CDS encoding FAD:protein FMN transferase → MKVPGGRRRPAPGAGSGRRELLRLNFRAMDSDVEVLVEVPPTRYREARRLLAWTRRWFVLLEHRLSRFRPDSDVSRVNLQAGGGPVRVTGLTAAVLARALALSEWSGGLFDPACVTALKASGYDRPFAQLLKPGAGRRDEKPGLSRRVGRGLVPGPVPGGCAPSNAGAAAGGPPLPQPFFGNYRSVVLNRRAREVMLPAGTGLDFGGIAKGWAADVAARVLGTVGPALVNVGGDLAAGTGPQAAGGLWRVAIDGLPGWVLGVARCGVATSGIDRRRWLRAGREWHHLLDPRTGLPVQGGFRRVTAIAPTAAQAEVAAKTVLILGPRQAPGWLRRRPGVIALAVPEEGRPDDVVVLASGRDHRLPAALALHLPGADGQRPAGRRAGGRG
- a CDS encoding ABC transporter permease, which encodes MGLFWLENRTMLLRWWYRLRREPLTLLSTVLQPVLWLLLFGHLLARMAAGDVPGGDYLTFMTAGAMVMTVFNGAINGGVELLFDRETGFLQRLMAAPIRRLSIVTSRFAYIVAVTAVQNLLIALTAYLLGVRFATGLAGVLAALGIGGLFGAGVATLSIALAFAVRRHPEFFTITAFLSLPLLFLSSALAPLDLMPAWMRWLARLNPMTYAIEATRALVLYGWDARVAGTMLAGLLAFDLLALLVAARVLRRGLA
- a CDS encoding ATP-binding cassette domain-containing protein encodes the protein MGVGGAGNPRDRDGLPAVEVIHLSRRFGRIEAVRDVSFTVAQGEIFGLLGPNGAGKTTTIKVLLSLLRPSGGTARVLGVDVAQEPHRVRQLIGWVPQETAVDPLLTGRENLLLVAGLYHLPPGEAARRVDELLALVELAGAADRVVREYSGGMRKRLDLAMGLVHRPAVLFLDEPTLGLDIQTRRRLWQYIRAFRELGTTILLTTHYLEEADQLCDRVAIIDRGRIRALGTPDELKARYAAESLQLRLAPGQDRRAVAALAAQLAALSEVHEVRWGGPAGPGATAWAGGEGGPGELAGVLWLRVTHHVAALPSVLAACRRTGVAVAAVEPRRATLDDVFLRITGHALREDGAAAGPLGEEDPAAGALHEAGTNAGRPGRAVRPPRGKRGEG